A region from the Prionailurus viverrinus isolate Anna chromosome E2, UM_Priviv_1.0, whole genome shotgun sequence genome encodes:
- the ISOC2 gene encoding isochorismatase domain-containing protein 2 isoform X2, with translation MAAVRPNLGRVLPGSSILFLCDMQEKFRHVAYFPQIVSVAARMLKVARLLEVPAVLTEQYPEGLGPTVPELGAEGLRPLAKTCFSMVPAVQQELDTRPRLRSVLLCGIETQACILNTTLDLLDRGLQVHVVVDACSSRSQVDRLVALARMRQSGAFLSTSEGLILQLVGDAAHPQFKKIQKIIKEPAPDSGLLGLFQGQNPLFR, from the exons ATGGCAGCTGTGAGGCCCAACCTGGGCCGAGTCCTCCCTGGGTCGTCTATCCTCTTCCTGTGTGACATGCAGGAGAAGTTCCGCCATGTCGCCTACTTCCCCCAGATAGTCTCTGTGGCCGCCCGCATGCTCAAG GTGGCCAGGCTGCTGGAGGTACCGGCTGTGCTGACGGAGCAGTACCCAGAAGGCCTGGGCCCCACGGTGCCCGAGCTGGGTGCTGAAGGCCTGCGGCCACTGGCCAAAACTTGCTTCAGCATGGTGCCCGCGGTGCAACAGGAGCTAGACACACGGCCCCGGCTGCGCTCCGTGCTCCTCTGTGGCATTGAGACCCAGGCCTGCATCTTG AACACGACCTTGGACCTCCTGGACCGGGGGCTGCAGGTCCATGTGGTGGTGGATGCCTGCTCCTCCCGCAG CCAGGTGGACAGGCTGGTGGCACTGGCCCGGATGCGGCAGAGCGGCGCCTTCCTCTCCACCAGTGAGGGGCTCATTCTGCAGCTTGTGGGTGACGCCGCCCACCCCCAGTTTAAGAAG ATCCAGAAGATCATCAAGGAGCCCGCGCCAGACAGCGGGCTGCTGGGCCTCTTCCAAGGCCAGAACCCCCTCTTCCGCTGA
- the ISOC2 gene encoding isochorismatase domain-containing protein 2 isoform X1 — MGLTAGMALKRRPAVGGAAAVQKVFPAKGAAEAKGCRWTGTRPIQRTGVGHAECSVSVTGEEAERSQIRVFPEWRGLHKGAGQSQICRSRRSSRSPRQTAGCWASSKARTPSSAELLTLKTTLLSSGPQWNHFAPILGIPTVVQSTGSATPSGGEVESYLVIGPELPEMQMRLVEAGRQLAEQSWGRGSAPGHFKRREGEGEGVSQAVGPGLAE; from the exons atGGGGCTCACAGCAGGGATGGCCCTTAAGCGGAGGCCTGCAGTGGGAGGGGCAGCGGCCGTCCAGAAAGTGTTCCCGGCCAAAGGAGCAGCTGAGGCAAAGGGCTGCAGGTGGACCGGAACTCGCCCTATTCAAAGAACCGGAGTGGGCCATGCCGAGTGCTCGGTGAGCGTgacaggggaggaggcagagaggagccagATCCGTGTCTTCCCAGAGTGGAGGGGTTTGCACAAGGGAGCTGGCCAGAGTCAGATCTGCAG ATCCAGAAGATCATCAAGGAGCCCGCGCCAGACAGCGGGCTGCTGGGCCTCTTCCAAGGCCAGAACCCCCTCTTCCGCTGAACTCCTCACCCTGAAGACCACCCTCCTGTCATCTGGACCTCAGTGGAATCACTTTGCCCCCATCCTTGGAATCCCAACAGTGGTGCAGTCCACCGGGAGTGCCACCCCCtcgggaggggaggtggagagctACCTTGTCATTGGGCCAGAGCTCCCGGAAATGCAAATGAGACTCGTGGAAGCTGGGCGGCAGTTGGCTGAGcagagctgggggcggggctcggCCCCGGGCCACTTCAAGAggcgggaaggggagggggagggagtgtCACAGGCTGTGGGACCCGGACTTGCCGAATAA